A genomic region of Candidatus Pseudomonas phytovorans contains the following coding sequences:
- a CDS encoding FAD-binding oxidoreductase, which yields MQPLRTLSLWMDQLDEPLCARPALREDLDVDVCIIGAGYTGLWTAYYLKRQAPQLNIAVIDANIAGFGASGRNGGWLMGNLLGEDRLLATLSPQQRRSSIDLLHGIPDEVHGVLQREGIDCDYRKGGVLYCAARYPEQERSLRAYLDDLYRQGMTEDDYRWLRPEQLENQLRVSNAFGAIYSPHTATIQPAKLVRGLARAVEALGVPIYENTPAIDWQPGEVRTPLARIRCQWMVPAVEGYAASLPPLGKHQLPVQSLLVATEPLPESTWEQIGLSQGQAFSESSRQVTYGQRTADNRLVFGARGGYRFGGRLRENFNLDEHEIELRRYLFSELFPQLKHVRITHSWGGNLGMARRFRPHMLCDRQRGIALAGGYGGEGVGATNLGGRTLAALILNQQNELTAQPWVLDNRPVSSLASWPPEPCRWLGYNAIIQSFIQEDRTLANPASAPWRRRLASNLADFMEGFMH from the coding sequence ATGCAACCCCTACGCACGCTAAGCCTGTGGATGGACCAGCTCGACGAGCCGCTGTGCGCCCGCCCGGCCCTGCGTGAAGACCTGGACGTGGATGTGTGCATCATCGGCGCCGGCTACACCGGTTTGTGGACCGCCTACTACCTCAAGCGCCAGGCGCCGCAATTGAACATCGCGGTGATCGACGCCAACATCGCCGGCTTCGGCGCTTCAGGGCGCAATGGCGGCTGGCTGATGGGCAACCTGCTGGGTGAGGACCGCCTGCTCGCCACCCTGTCGCCACAACAGCGGCGCAGCAGCATCGACCTGCTGCACGGCATTCCCGATGAAGTGCACGGCGTGCTGCAACGCGAAGGCATCGACTGCGATTACCGCAAGGGCGGCGTGCTGTACTGCGCCGCGCGCTACCCAGAGCAGGAGCGCAGCCTGCGCGCCTACCTTGACGACTTGTATCGCCAAGGCATGACCGAAGACGACTATCGCTGGCTGCGCCCCGAGCAACTGGAAAACCAGCTGCGGGTCAGTAATGCATTTGGTGCCATCTACAGCCCGCACACCGCGACCATCCAGCCGGCCAAACTGGTGCGCGGCTTGGCGCGGGCGGTGGAAGCGCTGGGCGTGCCAATCTACGAGAACACCCCGGCAATCGACTGGCAACCCGGCGAAGTACGTACCCCGTTGGCGCGGATACGCTGCCAGTGGATGGTGCCCGCCGTTGAAGGCTACGCTGCCAGCCTGCCGCCACTGGGCAAGCACCAGCTGCCAGTACAGAGCTTGCTGGTGGCCACCGAGCCGCTGCCGGAATCGACCTGGGAGCAAATCGGCCTCAGCCAGGGCCAGGCCTTCAGCGAGAGCAGCCGCCAGGTCACCTATGGCCAGCGTACCGCCGACAACCGCCTGGTCTTCGGCGCACGCGGTGGTTACCGCTTCGGTGGCCGCCTGCGGGAAAACTTCAACCTCGACGAGCACGAAATCGAGCTGCGCCGCTACCTGTTCAGTGAACTGTTCCCGCAGCTCAAACACGTGCGCATCACCCACTCCTGGGGTGGCAACCTGGGCATGGCGCGGCGCTTTCGCCCGCACATGCTCTGCGACCGCCAGCGCGGCATCGCCTTGGCCGGTGGTTACGGCGGTGAAGGGGTCGGCGCCACCAACCTGGGCGGGCGCACCCTGGCCGCGCTAATCCTCAACCAGCAAAACGAATTGACCGCACAGCCCTGGGTACTCGACAACCGCCCGGTTTCCAGCCTGGCCAGCTGGCCACCCGAGCCCTGCCGCTGGCTGGGCTACAACGCAATCATCCAAAGCTTTATCCAAGAGGACCGGACCCTCGCCAACCCCGCCAGCGCGCCCTGGAGACGGCGCTTGGCCAGCAACCTTGCGGACTTCATGGAAGGCTTCATGCACTGA
- a CDS encoding cupin domain-containing protein, translating into MSITQFKNTESAVLDSSNPVAVPLGEPVAVTSVTCVERSDGVETGIWECTPGRWRRQIVQQEFCHFIKGRCTFTPDGGEPLVIEAGDALMLPANSTGTWDIQETVRKTYVLIF; encoded by the coding sequence ATGAGCATTACCCAGTTCAAGAACACCGAAAGCGCCGTACTTGATAGCTCCAACCCGGTAGCAGTGCCGCTCGGCGAACCCGTAGCGGTGACTTCGGTCACCTGCGTGGAACGCAGCGATGGCGTCGAAACCGGCATCTGGGAGTGCACCCCCGGGCGCTGGCGGCGGCAGATCGTGCAGCAGGAGTTCTGCCATTTCATCAAGGGCCGCTGCACTTTCACCCCCGACGGTGGCGAGCCCCTGGTCATAGAAGCCGGAGACGCACTGATGCTACCGGCCAACAGCACCGGCACCTGGGATATCCAGGAGACCGTGCGCAAGACCTACGTACTTATCTTCTGA
- a CDS encoding polyamine ABC transporter substrate-binding protein gives MRTLLLAPLMLAASVAGAAETVKIYNWSSYVAPDTLKNFQQTSGIVPTYDVYDSNETLDGKLMTGNSGYDVVFPSNHFMARQIQGKALKRLDKSQLPNWHNLNPVLLKALEVNDPGNQYGFPYLWGSTGIGYNIDKVKAVLGDNAPVDSWDLIFKPEYMSKLKSCGVAVLDNGPELLPIALHYLGLPHHSQNPADYEKAKALLMQVRPYISYFHSSKYTGDLANGDICVVVGFSGDVLQAKNRAEEAKNGVKVGYSIPKEGAPMWFDMVAMPADAPDEKAGYAYMNYLLQPEVMANISNHVQYANGNLKADGLVDSAMKGNTMIYPSEDMMGKLYALEAMPAKIDRIRTRIWTSIKAGN, from the coding sequence ATGCGCACGCTTCTCCTCGCCCCCCTGATGCTGGCCGCCAGCGTGGCCGGCGCCGCCGAAACGGTGAAGATCTACAACTGGTCCAGCTACGTCGCCCCCGACACGCTGAAAAACTTCCAGCAAACCAGCGGCATCGTGCCCACCTACGACGTGTACGACAGCAACGAGACCCTCGACGGCAAGCTGATGACCGGCAACTCCGGGTACGATGTGGTGTTCCCCTCCAACCACTTCATGGCCCGGCAGATCCAGGGCAAGGCCCTGAAGCGTCTGGACAAGTCGCAACTGCCCAACTGGCACAACCTCAACCCGGTGCTGCTGAAGGCGCTGGAGGTGAACGACCCGGGCAACCAGTACGGCTTCCCGTACCTGTGGGGCAGTACCGGAATCGGCTATAACATCGACAAGGTCAAGGCCGTGCTTGGCGACAACGCACCGGTGGACTCATGGGATCTGATCTTCAAGCCCGAATACATGAGCAAGCTGAAAAGCTGCGGCGTCGCGGTGCTGGATAACGGCCCCGAGCTGCTGCCGATTGCCCTGCACTACCTTGGCTTGCCGCACCACAGCCAGAACCCGGCGGACTACGAAAAGGCCAAGGCACTGCTGATGCAGGTGCGGCCGTATATCAGCTACTTCCATTCATCGAAGTACACCGGCGACTTGGCTAACGGCGATATCTGCGTGGTGGTGGGCTTCTCGGGGGATGTGTTGCAGGCGAAGAACCGTGCCGAAGAGGCGAAGAACGGGGTAAAGGTAGGCTATTCAATACCCAAGGAAGGCGCGCCGATGTGGTTCGACATGGTCGCCATGCCGGCCGATGCGCCGGACGAGAAAGCCGGCTACGCCTACATGAATTACCTGCTGCAGCCGGAAGTGATGGCCAACATCAGCAACCATGTGCAGTACGCCAACGGCAACCTCAAGGCGGACGGGCTGGTAGACTCGGCAATGAAGGGCAATACGATGATTTACCCGAGCGAAGACATGATGGGCAAGTTGTATGCCCTGGAAGCAATGCCGGCGAAGATCGACCGCATTCGTACCCGGATCTGGACCAGTATCAAAGCAGGAAACTGA
- a CDS encoding peptide chain release factor 3 — protein MTNQAAEVAKRRTFAIISHPDAGKTTITEKLLLMGKAIAVAGTVKSRKSDRHATSDWMEMEKQRGISITTSVMQFPYREHMINLLDTPGHEDFSEDTYRTLTAVDSALMVLDGGKGVEPRTIALMDVCRLRDTPIVSFINKLDRDIRDPIELLDEIEAVLKIKAAPITWPIGCYRDFKGVYHLQGDYIIVYTPGHGHERTEVKIIEKLDSDEARAHLGDEYDRFLEQLELVQGACHEFDQDEFINGQLTPVFFGTALGNFGVDHVLDAVVDWAPRPLARVAHERTVEPVEDKFTGFVFKIQANMDPKHRDRIAFMRICSGKYEKGMKMRHVRTGKDVRIGDALTFFSSEREQLEEAFAGDIIGLHNHGTIQIGDTFTEGEALGFTGIPHFAPELFRRVRLKDPLKSKQLRQGLQQLAEEGATQVFFPERSNDIILGAVGVLQFDVVASRLKEEYKVECAYEPITVWSARWISCDDKKKLEEFQTKAMENLAIDGGGHLTYLAPTRVNLALMEERWPDVKFRATREHH, from the coding sequence ATGACCAACCAGGCCGCCGAAGTCGCGAAGCGCCGCACTTTCGCAATCATTTCCCACCCCGACGCCGGTAAGACCACCATCACCGAGAAGCTGCTGCTGATGGGCAAGGCCATTGCCGTCGCCGGTACCGTGAAGTCGCGCAAGTCCGACCGCCACGCCACCTCCGACTGGATGGAAATGGAGAAGCAGCGCGGCATCTCCATCACCACCTCGGTGATGCAGTTCCCGTATCGCGAGCACATGATCAACCTGCTCGACACCCCCGGCCACGAAGACTTCTCGGAAGACACCTACCGCACCCTGACCGCGGTTGACTCGGCGCTGATGGTGCTCGATGGCGGTAAAGGTGTAGAGCCACGTACCATCGCCCTGATGGACGTGTGCCGCTTGCGCGATACGCCAATCGTCAGCTTCATCAACAAACTCGACCGTGACATTCGCGACCCGATCGAATTGCTCGACGAGATCGAGGCGGTGCTGAAGATCAAGGCTGCGCCGATCACCTGGCCGATTGGTTGCTACCGTGATTTCAAGGGTGTGTACCACCTGCAAGGCGACTACATCATCGTCTACACCCCGGGCCACGGCCATGAGCGTACCGAGGTGAAGATCATCGAAAAGCTCGACTCCGATGAAGCTCGCGCGCACCTGGGTGACGAATACGATCGCTTCCTCGAACAGCTTGAGCTGGTACAGGGTGCATGCCATGAGTTCGATCAGGACGAATTCATCAATGGCCAACTGACCCCGGTGTTCTTCGGTACTGCACTGGGCAACTTCGGTGTCGACCATGTGCTCGATGCCGTTGTCGACTGGGCACCGCGCCCGCTGGCCCGTGTCGCCCACGAGCGCACCGTTGAGCCGGTGGAAGACAAGTTCACAGGCTTCGTGTTCAAGATTCAGGCGAACATGGACCCGAAACACCGCGACCGCATCGCCTTCATGCGTATCTGCTCGGGCAAGTACGAAAAGGGCATGAAGATGCGCCACGTGCGTACCGGCAAGGACGTGCGCATCGGTGACGCACTGACTTTCTTCTCCTCCGAGCGTGAGCAGCTGGAAGAGGCCTTTGCCGGCGACATCATTGGCCTGCACAACCACGGCACCATCCAGATTGGCGACACCTTCACCGAGGGTGAGGCGCTGGGCTTCACGGGTATCCCGCACTTCGCCCCGGAGCTGTTCCGCCGCGTGCGCCTGAAGGACCCGCTCAAGTCCAAGCAGCTGCGCCAGGGCCTGCAGCAGTTGGCCGAAGAGGGCGCGACCCAGGTCTTCTTCCCCGAGCGCAGCAACGACATCATCCTCGGTGCGGTCGGTGTGCTGCAGTTCGATGTGGTCGCCAGCCGCCTGAAGGAAGAGTACAAGGTCGAATGCGCCTACGAACCGATCACCGTGTGGTCGGCGCGCTGGATCAGCTGTGATGACAAGAAGAAGCTCGAAGAATTCCAGACCAAGGCCATGGAGAACCTGGCCATCGACGGTGGTGGGCACCTGACTTACCTGGCGCCGACCCGGGTCAACCTGGCGCTGATGGAAGAGCGCTGGCCAGACGTCAAGTTCCGCGCTACCCGCGAGCACCACTGA
- a CDS encoding ABC transporter permease produces MAKRYGKGLLGCATVLVILALLIHWIGIDTIARYRDDLGFYLQAHLVLVLASMASALAVGIPAGIALSRPHRVDKAERFMQFFNVGNTIPPLAVLAIALSILGIGAGPAIFALFLASLLPIVRNTYEGLKNVPASLKEAATGIGMTPRQQLWQVELPNAVPIIVGGVRVALALNVGTAPLAFLIGANSLGSLIFPGIALNNQPQLLLGAACTALLALVLDAAVSFSSKRWLERGLAH; encoded by the coding sequence GTGGCTAAACGCTACGGTAAAGGGCTGTTGGGATGCGCCACCGTGCTCGTCATCCTGGCCCTGCTGATCCACTGGATCGGCATCGACACGATCGCGCGTTATCGCGACGATCTTGGGTTCTACCTGCAAGCGCACCTGGTTCTGGTGCTGGCTTCGATGGCGTCGGCGTTGGCCGTGGGCATCCCGGCTGGCATTGCGCTCAGTCGACCGCACCGGGTCGACAAAGCCGAGCGCTTCATGCAGTTCTTCAACGTTGGCAACACCATCCCTCCCCTGGCCGTCCTGGCCATCGCGCTCAGTATCCTGGGCATCGGCGCCGGGCCTGCGATCTTCGCGCTGTTCCTCGCCTCTCTCCTGCCCATCGTGCGCAACACCTACGAAGGCCTGAAAAACGTCCCCGCCTCGCTCAAGGAAGCCGCCACCGGCATCGGCATGACCCCGCGCCAGCAACTCTGGCAGGTGGAACTGCCCAACGCCGTACCGATCATCGTCGGTGGTGTACGCGTGGCCCTGGCATTGAACGTAGGCACCGCGCCGCTGGCGTTTCTGATCGGTGCCAACAGCCTGGGCAGCCTGATCTTCCCCGGCATCGCCCTGAACAACCAGCCACAGCTGCTGCTGGGTGCCGCCTGCACCGCGCTGCTGGCACTGGTGCTGGACGCGGCGGTGAGTTTCTCCAGCAAGCGCTGGCTGGAACGTGGCCTGGCCCACTAA
- a CDS encoding glycine betaine ABC transporter substrate-binding protein: protein MNKRIALLLGAALLFAGFAQAVEKPLVRIGARVFTEQTVLAEITAQYLRANGFDVRVTTGLGSNIARQAQETGQLDLMWEYTGVSLVSYNHIDERMPSAEATFARVKALDAKKDLVWLTPSKFSNTYALGLPKQVAEAYPQVNTISDLNQVLRDESRRNHLVALDTEFANRPDGLVGLREMYGLPLDRHNIRQMDGGLVYTAMRNNQVFAGLVYTTDGRLSAFNLKLLEDDKHYFPDYTAAPVVRKAVLDANPQLAGLLKPLAEQLDDDTMRQLNAKVDVEHQNPTAVAAAFLREHPLNSEGQP from the coding sequence ATGAACAAGAGAATCGCCTTGCTGCTGGGCGCGGCCCTGCTGTTCGCAGGATTTGCCCAGGCAGTGGAAAAACCGCTGGTCCGCATTGGTGCGCGGGTGTTCACCGAACAGACCGTGCTCGCCGAAATCACAGCGCAATACCTGCGCGCCAACGGCTTCGACGTGCGTGTCACCACCGGCCTTGGCAGCAACATTGCGCGCCAGGCCCAGGAAACCGGCCAGCTCGACCTGATGTGGGAATACACCGGCGTGTCGCTGGTGTCGTACAACCATATCGACGAGCGCATGCCCAGCGCCGAAGCCACCTTCGCCCGGGTGAAGGCGCTGGATGCAAAAAAGGACCTGGTCTGGCTGACCCCGTCGAAGTTCAGCAATACCTACGCGCTGGGGCTGCCCAAGCAGGTGGCCGAGGCCTACCCGCAAGTCAACACCATCAGCGACCTCAACCAGGTACTGCGTGACGAAAGCCGGCGCAACCACCTGGTGGCACTGGACACCGAGTTCGCCAACCGCCCCGACGGCCTGGTCGGGCTGCGCGAAATGTACGGCTTGCCTCTGGACCGGCATAACATCCGCCAGATGGACGGTGGCCTGGTGTACACCGCCATGCGCAACAACCAGGTATTCGCCGGGCTGGTGTACACCACCGACGGCCGCCTGAGTGCGTTCAACCTCAAGCTGCTGGAAGACGACAAGCACTACTTCCCCGACTACACCGCAGCGCCCGTGGTGCGTAAAGCGGTGCTCGACGCCAACCCGCAGCTCGCCGGCCTGCTCAAGCCACTGGCCGAGCAGCTGGATGACGACACCATGCGCCAGCTCAACGCCAAGGTCGACGTCGAACACCAGAACCCGACCGCCGTGGCCGCCGCCTTCCTGCGTGAGCACCCACTGAACAGCGAGGGCCAGCCATGA
- a CDS encoding ABC transporter permease → MSLIDTFNHLDWAQVLQLTWQHIMLVGIAVSLAILVGVPLGILMTRFPTLAGPLQASATVLLTIPSIALFGLLLPFYSKFGQGLGPLPAITAVFLYSLLPIMRNTYLALTNVEPGIREAARGIGMTFGQRLRMVELPIAVPVILAGVRTAVVMNIGVMTIAATIGAGGLGVLILTSISRSDMSMLLVGAVLVSLLAIIADLLLQTLQRALTPEGLRP, encoded by the coding sequence ATGAGCCTGATCGATACCTTCAACCACCTGGACTGGGCCCAGGTGCTGCAACTGACCTGGCAGCACATCATGCTGGTGGGCATTGCCGTTAGCCTGGCCATCCTGGTTGGCGTGCCGCTGGGCATCCTGATGACCCGTTTCCCGACCCTCGCCGGCCCGCTGCAGGCCAGCGCAACGGTGCTGCTGACCATCCCCTCGATCGCCCTGTTCGGCCTGCTGCTGCCTTTCTACTCGAAGTTCGGTCAAGGCCTGGGACCACTCCCCGCGATCACGGCAGTGTTCCTGTACTCGCTGCTGCCGATCATGCGCAACACCTACCTGGCGCTGACCAACGTCGAGCCCGGCATCCGTGAAGCCGCGCGCGGCATTGGCATGACCTTCGGCCAGCGCCTGCGCATGGTCGAGCTGCCTATCGCGGTGCCGGTGATCCTCGCCGGCGTGCGCACTGCAGTGGTGATGAACATCGGCGTCATGACCATTGCCGCCACTATCGGCGCCGGTGGCCTGGGCGTACTCATTCTCACCTCCATCAGCCGCAGCGACATGTCGATGCTGCTGGTCGGCGCCGTGCTGGTCAGCCTGCTGGCCATCATCGCCGACCTGCTCCTGCAAACCCTGCAACGTGCCCTGACTCCAGAAGGACTGCGCCCATGA
- a CDS encoding ABC transporter ATP-binding protein gives MIELKNLSKTFNVNGKDVKAVDAVSLTVNEGEICVFLGPSGCGKSTTLKMINRLITPTSGQVFINGEDTTGLDEVTLRRHIGYVIQQIGLFPNMTIEENITVVPRLLGWDKQKCHERARELMHMIKLEPKQYLQRYPRELSGGQQQRIGVIRALAAEAPVLLMDEPFGAVDPINREMIQNEFFEMQRALNKTVIMVSHDIDEAIKLGDKIAIFRAGKLLQLDHPDTLLAHPVDDFVSNFVGQDSTLKRLLLVRAEDAADNAPSVSPETSVSDALELLDEHDRRYVVVTDAQNKALGYVRRRDMHRQQGTCGDFLRPFNATASHDEHLRILLSRMYEFNRAWLPVLDAEQVFLGEVTQESIAAYLSSGRSRGAKTSIVSPAEAVVS, from the coding sequence ATGATCGAACTGAAGAACCTCAGCAAAACCTTCAACGTCAACGGCAAGGACGTCAAAGCCGTCGACGCGGTAAGCCTCACCGTCAACGAAGGGGAAATCTGCGTGTTCCTCGGCCCCTCGGGCTGCGGCAAAAGCACCACGCTGAAAATGATCAACCGCCTGATCACGCCGACCTCGGGCCAGGTGTTCATCAATGGCGAAGACACCACGGGGCTGGACGAAGTGACCCTGCGCCGCCATATCGGTTATGTGATCCAGCAGATCGGCCTGTTCCCCAACATGACCATCGAAGAGAACATCACCGTGGTCCCGCGCCTGCTCGGCTGGGACAAGCAAAAGTGCCACGAACGTGCCCGCGAGCTGATGCACATGATCAAGCTCGAACCCAAGCAATACCTGCAGCGCTACCCGCGCGAACTGTCGGGCGGCCAGCAACAGCGCATCGGCGTGATCCGCGCGCTGGCGGCAGAAGCGCCGGTACTGTTGATGGACGAGCCGTTCGGCGCGGTCGACCCGATCAACCGCGAAATGATCCAGAACGAGTTCTTCGAGATGCAGCGGGCGCTGAACAAGACCGTGATCATGGTCAGCCACGACATCGACGAGGCGATCAAGCTGGGCGACAAGATTGCCATCTTCCGTGCCGGTAAACTCTTGCAGCTGGACCATCCGGACACACTGCTGGCGCACCCGGTGGATGATTTCGTCAGCAACTTCGTTGGCCAGGACAGCACGCTCAAGCGCCTGTTGCTGGTGCGTGCCGAGGATGCGGCGGACAACGCCCCGTCGGTAAGCCCGGAAACGTCCGTGAGCGATGCCCTGGAGTTGCTGGATGAGCACGACCGCCGCTACGTGGTGGTGACCGATGCACAGAACAAGGCACTGGGTTATGTGCGCCGGCGTGACATGCACCGCCAGCAAGGTACCTGTGGCGACTTCCTGCGGCCGTTCAATGCCACGGCCTCGCATGATGAGCATTTGCGCATCCTGCTGTCGCGCATGTACGAGTTCAACCGCGCTTGGTTGCCGGTGCTGGATGCCGAGCAGGTGTTTTTGGGCGAGGTGACACAGGAGTCGATTGCCGCTTACCTGAGTTCGGGGCGGTCTCGCGGGGCCAAGACCAGCATCGTCTCGCCGGCAGAGGCGGTGGTTTCCTAG
- a CDS encoding TonB-dependent siderophore receptor, which translates to MNNNKSFPRFRALALAMAVGAVAINSQAAQAGNSIQIQAQPLASALNQLGQQTNLQLFFSPELVAGKQAPAVSGNLAPVQALQQLLQGSGLTFEMSQDTVVVKPLPTTVDLGNGSLELAPTDIKVVGDWLGDAQQSVVQNHPGARTVVRREAMVEKGAMNVRDVLRGIPGVQVQDSNGTGGSDLSLNVGVRGLTSRLSPRSTVLIDGIPAAFAPYGQPQLSMAPISSGNLDSIDVVRGAGSVRYGPQNVGGVINFVTRAIPEKASAELSTTLETSQHGGWKHTESAFVGGTADNGMGVALLYTGVNGNGYRESNNGNDIDDVILKTHWAPTDVDEFWLNFHYYDGRADMPGGLTQAQYDSNPYQSVRDYDYFSGRRKDVSFKWQRQLDDATQFEVLTYYTDSFRGSAIAARDMKTLSSYPRNYHTFAIEPRVSRIFFAGPTTQEVSVGYRYLKEAMREQSTRLALIDNVPTVTPTSDGHVFQDRSGGTEASAYYIDDKIDVGNWTITPGIRFEHINTDWRDRPVLDANNRPVVEKKRSISSNEPLPALSVMYHISDAWKVFANYETSFGSLQYFQLGQGGIGNSTANGLEPEKAKTYEIGTRYDDGGFAGELTAFYIDFDDELQYISNDVGWTNLGATKHQGIEASVRYDLVGLDPRLEGLSVSGGYTFTRATYEGEIPGFKGRDLPFYSRQVATAGVRYAVNRWTWNLDAYAQSKQRAPGTGINADGSFNGDYITDPSADGQYGDIPGYVTWHARGGYEFGPEMSNLKLAAGVKNLFDKQYFTRSSDNNSGLYVGEPRTFYVQASVGF; encoded by the coding sequence GTGAACAACAACAAGTCTTTCCCACGCTTTCGCGCCCTGGCGCTGGCCATGGCGGTCGGTGCCGTGGCCATCAACAGCCAGGCCGCACAGGCCGGCAACTCCATCCAGATCCAGGCTCAACCGCTGGCTTCGGCGCTGAACCAGCTGGGTCAGCAGACCAACCTGCAGCTGTTTTTCAGCCCCGAACTGGTGGCTGGCAAACAGGCCCCGGCGGTGTCTGGCAACCTGGCGCCGGTGCAAGCGTTGCAACAGTTGTTGCAAGGCAGTGGGCTGACCTTCGAGATGTCCCAGGACACCGTCGTGGTAAAGCCGCTGCCGACTACCGTTGACCTGGGCAACGGTAGCCTGGAGCTGGCGCCCACCGATATCAAGGTGGTCGGCGACTGGTTGGGCGACGCGCAGCAGAGCGTGGTGCAGAACCACCCCGGCGCGCGCACCGTGGTGCGCCGCGAGGCGATGGTGGAGAAGGGCGCGATGAACGTGCGCGATGTACTGCGCGGCATCCCGGGTGTGCAGGTGCAGGACTCCAACGGCACCGGCGGCAGTGACCTGTCGTTGAACGTGGGCGTGCGCGGCCTGACCTCGCGCCTGTCGCCGCGCTCCACCGTATTGATCGACGGTATTCCGGCTGCCTTCGCGCCGTATGGCCAGCCACAGTTATCGATGGCGCCGATTTCCTCGGGCAACCTCGACAGCATCGACGTGGTGCGAGGGGCCGGCTCGGTGCGCTATGGCCCGCAGAACGTGGGTGGGGTGATCAACTTCGTCACCCGGGCGATTCCGGAGAAGGCGTCGGCGGAACTGTCCACCACTTTGGAAACCTCCCAGCACGGCGGCTGGAAACACACCGAGTCGGCCTTCGTTGGCGGTACGGCGGATAACGGCATGGGCGTGGCGCTGTTGTACACCGGTGTCAACGGCAACGGTTACCGTGAAAGCAACAATGGCAACGACATCGACGACGTCATCCTCAAGACCCACTGGGCACCTACCGACGTTGATGAGTTCTGGCTCAACTTCCATTACTACGATGGCCGCGCCGACATGCCCGGCGGCCTGACCCAGGCCCAGTACGACAGCAACCCGTATCAGTCTGTGCGCGACTACGACTACTTTTCTGGTCGGCGCAAGGACGTTTCGTTCAAGTGGCAGCGTCAGCTCGACGATGCCACCCAGTTCGAAGTGCTGACTTACTACACCGACAGCTTCCGCGGCAGCGCCATTGCCGCGCGCGACATGAAGACCCTGTCGTCGTACCCGCGCAACTACCACACCTTCGCCATCGAGCCACGGGTGTCACGCATCTTCTTTGCCGGCCCCACTACTCAGGAAGTCAGCGTGGGTTACCGCTACCTGAAGGAAGCGATGCGTGAACAGTCGACCCGCCTGGCGCTGATCGACAACGTGCCGACCGTGACCCCGACCTCTGACGGCCACGTGTTCCAGGACCGCAGCGGCGGTACCGAGGCCAGCGCCTACTATATTGACGACAAGATTGATGTGGGCAACTGGACCATCACACCGGGCATCCGCTTCGAGCACATCAATACCGACTGGCGCGACCGCCCGGTGCTGGATGCCAACAACCGCCCGGTGGTGGAGAAAAAGCGCAGCATCAGTAGTAACGAGCCGTTGCCGGCGCTGAGCGTGATGTACCACATCTCCGATGCGTGGAAAGTGTTCGCCAACTACGAAACATCGTTCGGCAGCCTGCAGTATTTCCAGCTGGGCCAGGGCGGTATCGGCAACAGCACGGCCAATGGCCTGGAGCCGGAAAAAGCCAAGACCTACGAAATCGGCACGCGCTATGACGATGGCGGCTTCGCCGGTGAGCTGACCGCGTTCTACATCGACTTTGATGATGAACTGCAGTACATCAGCAACGATGTGGGCTGGACCAACCTCGGAGCGACCAAGCACCAAGGTATCGAGGCTTCGGTGCGCTATGACCTGGTCGGGCTGGACCCGCGTCTGGAGGGGCTGTCGGTGAGTGGTGGCTACACCTTCACCCGAGCAACGTATGAAGGTGAGATTCCGGGCTTCAAGGGCCGTGACTTACCGTTCTATTCACGTCAGGTGGCCACGGCCGGTGTGCGTTACGCAGTCAACCGCTGGACCTGGAACCTGGACGCCTATGCCCAGTCCAAGCAGCGCGCACCGGGGACCGGGATCAATGCTGATGGCAGCTTCAATGGCGATTACATCACCGACCCGAGTGCGGATGGGCAGTATGGTGATATTCCGGGTTACGTGACCTGGCATGCCCGTGGCGGGTATGAGTTCGGGCCAGAGATGTCCAACCTGAAGTTGGCGGCGGGGGTGAAGAACCTGTTCGACAAACAGTACTTCACCCGTTCCAGCGACAACAATTCCGGCTTGTATGTCGGTGAGCCGCGGACGTTTTATGTGCAGGCCAGCGTAGGGTTCTGA